GGAATACCAGAGACTTCGGAGGAAGTGCTGCCAACTGCTGAGACGCAATGGTGAAACCTTTAAAATAAAAGACACTGGTGGAATTGGAAGCTATGGACATAGTGGAAATCTCATTGAAGGAATGGATTTCCCCGACTATGAAGATGTTGTTAGTGCCCTGGAATCCCTCTCTAGTGGGGAGAGGAGCCCATATGTTGAAGATTCTGACAATCAGGGCAGTATAATATTGGAAGAATTGTCCAGTTCCAAACGAGTCATGGAGCCAAATGATGTCTCTGATTCTGAGTCATCGGATTCTGATTCCTCTGCAGACCATGATGTCAGTTATACTTTCCCCTTGTTAGGAAGCATGAACAAGAATACATCTGAGGTGCCTTCTAAGGGCACTTCTCCTTCGAAGACAGAAGTCCAGCCAGAGCCCTGCAATGCAGAAGATTATGAGACATGGCAACGAATAATTCGGGTTGACGCAGTTCGTGCTAATGAAGAATGGATAGCATATTCCCCTCAGGGGGGAGGAGTATCAGATGCCCGGGCACGCTGGTCTGCGCAAGCCGTtggattgaaggactatgatcaCCTAGAGCCCCCAAGGATCTTCCATGCTGCTCGGTTAGTTGCCATTCTTGAGGCATATGCGCTTTATGACCCTGAAATTGGCTATTGCCAGGGAATGAGTGATTTGCTTTCACCCATTATTGCTGTGATGACAGAGGACCATGAAGCTTTTTGGTGCTTCGTCGGTTTCATGAGGAAGGCTCGGCATAACTTCAGGCTTGATGAGGTTGGAATTAGGAGGCAACTAAatattatttctaaaattatcaAACATAAGGATTCACATCTCTATAGACACTTAGAGAAGCTCCAAGCAGAGGATTGCTTTTTTGTGTACAGGATGGTGGTAGTGCTCTTCAGGAGGGAATTAACTTTTGAGCAAACACTCTGCCTATGGGAGGTAATGTGGGCAGACCAGGCTGCTATTAGGGCAGGGATTGGGAAGTCTGCATGGAGTAGGATTAGGCTGCGAGCCCCACCAACAGATGATCTTTTGCTTTATGCAATTGCAGCATCTGTATtacagaggaggaaacaaatcaTTGAGAAGTATAGTAGCATGGATGAAATTTTAAGGGAGTGCAATAACATGGCTGGTCATCTTGATGTATGGAAGCTACTAGATGATGCCCATGATTTGGTGGTCACTCTCCATGACAAGATATAGACACCTTTGTTATAGTGCCTTTGTTATGATGCCCATTATTTGGTGGTCACTCTCCATGACAAGATATAGACACCTTTGTTATAGTG
Above is a window of Nicotiana tabacum cultivar K326 chromosome 8, ASM71507v2, whole genome shotgun sequence DNA encoding:
- the LOC107785334 gene encoding rab GTPase-activating protein 22; translated protein: MKALKRSQTSSSSNSPSPSSSSPSSSSSASSSWIHLRSVLFVVASSSPAYCSASDRGHLKSPWSRRKRKHVLSPLQWRSCFTPDGKLRNGGVKFLKKVRSGGVDPSIRAEVWPFLLGVYHLDSSKKERDTLRKKNRKEYQRLRRKCCQLLRRNGETFKIKDTGGIGSYGHSGNLIEGMDFPDYEDVVSALESLSSGERSPYVEDSDNQGSIILEELSSSKRVMEPNDVSDSESSDSDSSADHDVSYTFPLLGSMNKNTSEVPSKGTSPSKTEVQPEPCNAEDYETWQRIIRVDAVRANEEWIAYSPQGGGVSDARARWSAQAVGLKDYDHLEPPRIFHAARLVAILEAYALYDPEIGYCQGMSDLLSPIIAVMTEDHEAFWCFVGFMRKARHNFRLDEVGIRRQLNIISKIIKHKDSHLYRHLEKLQAEDCFFVYRMVVVLFRRELTFEQTLCLWEVMWADQAAIRAGIGKSAWSRIRLRAPPTDDLLLYAIAASVLQRRKQIIEKYSSMDEILRECNNMAGHLDVWKLLDDAHDLVVTLHDKI